The genome window TGGAGACCCCCTTTCAGGTGGTGGAGAGCAGCGGGGGATGCGTGGAGGACTGCGGCATAGCAGATTTTGACCTGGCCGCCTGTACAGAACAGTCTGCCAAGGGCGGAAGTTATTCCATAAGCACAGTGTTCCCTTGCTCAGGGTGCGAGGTTGGTGAGGATTTGGGGATTAGCTGCAGTTATATGAATATCAGAACTTACTGCTGCGATCCCCCGGATGGACCTGCTGCCTGGGCCGTGGGGACCGATGTCTTTGAGCAGGAGGGTGGAGGCACTAAGTATGAGGGAGACGGAAAGTCCTGGGGTATCAGCCAATCTTTGCCCCCGGGCAGTGTAGTCGAAGAGGACGATGTAACCTGGTACAAAGAATCCTTTCCCACGGTGTCCCAAAGGAGGATCGACAACGCAAACTGTGTATTTGAGATGATAAGATGTTTTGCGGCAGGGGAGACAATCTGCATTCCTCAATGCGGTGAGTGCCCGCCCCATTATCCCCCCTATACGAGCGGGTTGGCAGGGTGTTTCAATTTTGACATATACTATGAGACCTTTGCCAAATTTGAAGACGCCGATCCGTGGGAATACAAGTTCAAACTAGGGGATGTGGAGACAATCTTTAGCGGCAATTGGGCAGGAGTCTCGGAAAACGGATCGTACAGCCTCACTTATTGCGATAGGTCGTTTCAGGACTGTCCTGACAGCCCTTGCGGCCTCTCTGTAAGGGGAGAAGGACTTTCTGGGAATTACCAAAGGTTTGAATGGAATGAGACCTCCTGGGGCCTAGATGGGAGCTTCAGCACATATCTTGAGACGGGACGCTTTGCCATCTTGATCCCCAAACTGGTGATGTCCATTGCCTCGCAGTATAAGACTGAAAATGGCGATGAGGTTGAAAACGAGTATACGATCTCCGCCGTTACTAGCATAATTCTTAGGATCGTGGATGGCGGAAGCTATCAGGACTGGGAGCTTGCCTCCAGCGACTACTCTGACGCAGGAAGCGGGTACTGGTCTAACAGAAAGGACAGCAATGTCAAGCCCGACTGCTACGGGGCCAATCCCCATCTGCCAGAAAGGATGTATGTTAGGGCATTTCACTGGTACAAAATTAGCGAGATGAGCGAGGCCCTGCTGGTGGATTTTGGGTTTGACGGTGATTATCATGCCGTACTTTTTGAGAAGGAAGAGGAAGGGGACTGGACACCGACGCAGTTGGATGCATTTGAGAATTGGGTCAAGGACAATGGGCTTGAAGACTACAAGGCTTTTCTGAACTAAGGAGGTCTTATAGGGGGTCATGCATAAAAATTAAGCATTGGCATTTCAGACATACTTTCCTCTTACATAATATACCCTTGCCAACAATCCTTCACCCTAATCACAAGATAAAGAAGAAAAGAGGGGACATCCTACCCTCCCGAAGACCAGGCAGACGTTGTTCCCTCCGAAGGCGAAGGAGTTGGAGACAGCTATGTGGATTTCTCTCTTCCTGGCCTCATTAGGGGTGTAGTCGAGGTCGCACTCCGGATCAGGAGTAGAGTAGTTGATGGTGGGTGGGATGACCCCCTCCTGAAGGGAGAGGAGGGTAGCGATCGCCTCGATCCCCCCCCCAGAGCCCAAGCAGTGGCCGATCATTGACTTTATGGAACTGAGGGAGATCTCATAGGCCCTCTTACCAAAGACCATCTTTACCCCCCTGGTCTCCACCAGGTCGTTCAGTGGGGTCCCTGTCCCATGGGTGTTGATGTAATCCACTTCCTTTGGGGATACCCCCGCATCCGTCAGGGCCAACCTTATGGTCCTGGCAATCCCCTCTCCCGAGGGTTCAGGAGCCGTGAGGTGGTGGGCCTCGGCGCAGACCCCATAACCCAAAACCTCACCCCATATCCGGGCACCTCTCGCCCTGGCATGTTCCAACTCCTCCAGGATCAGGATGCCCGCCCCCTCCCCCAAGGAGAGCCCCTGCCTGTTTTTATCGAAGGGCCGGCACCCCTTTGGATCTATGGCCCTAAGACTATTGAAGCCGGCATAGGTCACCTCGCAGAGGGAATCGCTCCCTCCTGTAATCATCAACTCCGCTTCCCCATAGACGATGGCTTCATGGGCGAAGGCAATCGCCGCAGAGCTGGAGGAGCAGACAGTGGCCGTGGTAGTCCTGGGACCGCGCATATCAAACTCCTGGGCTATATGGTCCGTGGTGGTGGCGAGGGCAAAGGAGACCAGCAGGCTGGGTGAAGGCCTTTTGGGGGCATGGGTGTAGATGGTCCGGAAGTACTTTTCCATTGAGAAGATCCCTCCAGAATCCGCCCCCAAAATGATCCCAAACCTCTCCCGTTTCAGATTGGCCAGTTCGATACCTGAGGAGTTTATTGCCTCCCGGGCAGCAACGATCCCAAACTGATCGCAGCGGGACAGCCTCCGCAACTCCTTGAGGGAGAAATGTCTCTCCGGAGATAACCCATCTACCTCACCACCATTGTGGCTGCGATACCCGGAGGTATTGAAGATGGTGATGGGTTTGATTCCGCAGCAGCCCTCCTTCAGCGACCTCCAGAAGATAGGGACTTCATTCCCCACCGCGCTCACCACCCCCATTCCAGTGATTACTACCCGTCTCTTCTGCAAGGCTCAGACCTCCAACAGGACCGCTCGCAGGGGGGAACTGCCGCCCCCCTTATCCCCTCCTCCTGGGAGAGGGAAGATCTGAATTTTTACGAGATGATCAATCATGGAAGTCTTAGCGACTCATCGGTTCTATTATCTCGACGTCAGGGGGTAGATGTAACTCAAAAGAGGAATCCGGAATCCCGGAGTTTATCCTGATATGGTGGTAGCTGATGGTGGTGAGATCGCCGTTCTTTTCTAGCATCTCCAACCTCTTCAGCATCCAGTTTGAGGTGTCGATCCAGAGCCTTATCTCTTGGAAGATAGCGAGGTCCTCTGCGGGGTCTATGTTTAGCACCACTTCCCCCTTCTTCTTTTCCTGCAGTGATACCCTTTTGCCCATGGTCTCGATGGGGTTTTGGAAAAAGAGGAGCCATTTAGCCAGAAGGGGGTTGCCGGCCACCTGATAGCGCTGGGCCGCCCTTTCCTCCGGGAAATAGATCCAGAGGACACCTTTGTTCAAGACCGTTAGGCTGGGATAGGGTGGGTACATATCCACCCATATCTGGTTGGGCCGCTTAAATCTCATCTTGCCTTTAGAGACCATTGGTTCCTTAAAGATAGAGGAGATCTTTACCTGGGTGATGTCGGCACTGAAGTCCTGTATGGCCTCCTGGGCCTTTTTGAGTTGCCCCATGATATAGGCAAGATCTCTCCCCTCTTGCTGGGCCCAAGAAGAGGCACCCAAACCCAAAGGGATCAAGGACAAGAGCAGGAAGAAGAGGGGATATAAGGCCTTTTCTCTCAACTTTGCACCTTTTGTGCGATGGTCGTCTTGCTCACCCCAGGCAACAAGATCTTTCCCCAAGATAATTGATGGAGGACCTCCGCCACGTTGCCGAAGAGGAGCCCTGCCAATCTACCTGCCACATTTGGGGGGTTAGTGAAGCCCCCGACGAAGGTCTTTATCTTTTTAAACCCCGCCTCTTCCAAG of Deltaproteobacteria bacterium contains these proteins:
- a CDS encoding outer membrane lipoprotein carrier protein LolA; the encoded protein is MREKALYPLFFLLLSLIPLGLGASSWAQQEGRDLAYIMGQLKKAQEAIQDFSADITQVKISSIFKEPMVSKGKMRFKRPNQIWVDMYPPYPSLTVLNKGVLWIYFPEERAAQRYQVAGNPLLAKWLLFFQNPIETMGKRVSLQEKKKGEVVLNIDPAEDLAIFQEIRLWIDTSNWMLKRLEMLEKNGDLTTISYHHIRINSGIPDSSFELHLPPDVEIIEPMSR
- a CDS encoding beta-ketoacyl-[acyl-carrier-protein] synthase family protein, producing MQKRRVVITGMGVVSAVGNEVPIFWRSLKEGCCGIKPITIFNTSGYRSHNGGEVDGLSPERHFSLKELRRLSRCDQFGIVAAREAINSSGIELANLKRERFGIILGADSGGIFSMEKYFRTIYTHAPKRPSPSLLVSFALATTTDHIAQEFDMRGPRTTTATVCSSSSAAIAFAHEAIVYGEAELMITGGSDSLCEVTYAGFNSLRAIDPKGCRPFDKNRQGLSLGEGAGILILEELEHARARGARIWGEVLGYGVCAEAHHLTAPEPSGEGIARTIRLALTDAGVSPKEVDYINTHGTGTPLNDLVETRGVKMVFGKRAYEISLSSIKSMIGHCLGSGGGIEAIATLLSLQEGVIPPTINYSTPDPECDLDYTPNEARKREIHIAVSNSFAFGGNNVCLVFGRVGCPLFSSLSCD